A region of Kribbella sp. NBC_01245 DNA encodes the following proteins:
- a CDS encoding trimeric intracellular cation channel family protein, which translates to MSLQVGLDLVGIFVFAITGALVGVRKQLDVFGIQVLALVTGLGGGFIRDVLIGATPPAALADWRYLSVPVAAGLITFFLHPGIGRVERLVNIFDAAGLGLFCVTGALKALAYGLPPLSAALVGTISGIGGGVIRDVLSGRVPVVLRREIYATPAFLGAGIVVVAHTLGYRASWVAVTAAAICTIIRLLAIRRGWNAPIPRPA; encoded by the coding sequence GTGGGTCTCGATCTGGTCGGCATCTTCGTCTTCGCGATCACCGGCGCGCTGGTGGGGGTGCGGAAGCAGCTCGACGTGTTCGGGATCCAGGTGCTCGCGCTGGTGACCGGGCTCGGCGGCGGGTTCATCCGCGACGTCCTGATCGGCGCGACGCCACCCGCGGCGCTGGCCGATTGGCGGTATCTCTCGGTGCCGGTGGCGGCCGGGCTGATCACGTTCTTCCTGCATCCCGGGATCGGCCGCGTCGAGCGATTGGTGAACATCTTCGACGCGGCCGGGCTCGGGTTGTTCTGCGTTACGGGGGCTCTCAAGGCACTCGCGTACGGCCTGCCGCCACTGTCCGCCGCGTTGGTCGGCACGATCTCGGGGATCGGTGGTGGGGTGATCCGGGACGTCTTGTCCGGGCGGGTGCCGGTGGTGTTGCGACGCGAGATCTACGCGACGCCCGCCTTCCTCGGCGCCGGCATCGTCGTCGTCGCCCACACCCTCGGCTACCGCGCCTCCTGGGTCGCCGTCACCGCCGCCGCGATCTGCACGATCATCCGCCTACTCGCCATCCGCCGCGGCTGGAACGCCCCCATCCCACGCCCGGCCTGA
- a CDS encoding SDR family oxidoreductase has protein sequence MNQRVAIITGGSRGIGRETALRLARDGFAIVVGYANKQDEADGVVKEITTYGGQAVAGKADVADEKAVAALFDTASAAFGGVDVVVHAAGRLVKSTIADLDLADLDDLHRTNIRGTFVVAQQAARRVRDGGSVITFSTSIVGLALPMYGAYSASKGAVEAMTMILARELRGRNITVNAVAPGPVATDLFLDSNDEQTVAKLAAQPPLERLGTPADIAEVVAFLAGPGHWVNGQVIRANGGIV, from the coding sequence ATGAATCAACGAGTAGCGATCATTACCGGCGGCTCACGCGGCATCGGCCGCGAGACGGCCCTACGACTGGCCCGCGACGGTTTCGCCATCGTCGTCGGCTATGCGAACAAGCAGGACGAGGCCGACGGCGTCGTCAAGGAGATCACCACGTACGGCGGCCAGGCCGTCGCGGGCAAGGCGGATGTGGCCGACGAAAAGGCTGTCGCGGCGTTGTTCGATACCGCCTCGGCAGCCTTTGGCGGCGTCGACGTGGTCGTTCACGCGGCCGGGCGGCTGGTGAAGTCGACCATCGCGGACCTCGACCTCGCGGACCTCGACGACCTGCATCGCACGAATATCCGCGGCACTTTCGTGGTGGCGCAGCAGGCCGCCCGGCGGGTACGCGACGGCGGCTCGGTGATCACCTTCTCCACGTCCATCGTCGGCTTGGCCTTGCCGATGTATGGCGCGTACAGCGCGAGCAAGGGTGCGGTCGAGGCGATGACGATGATCCTGGCCCGCGAGTTGCGCGGCCGGAACATCACGGTGAACGCCGTGGCGCCCGGCCCGGTCGCGACCGACCTGTTCCTCGACAGCAACGACGAGCAGACCGTCGCCAAGCTGGCCGCTCAACCACCGCTCGAACGCCTTGGCACCCCGGCGGATATCGCGGAGGTCGTTGCGTTCCTGGCCGGTCCGGGTCATTGGGTCAACGGGCAGGTAATCCGCGCCAATGGCGGAATCGTTTAA
- a CDS encoding helix-turn-helix transcriptional regulator yields the protein MNLSELGVFLQSRRARITPAEVGLPTGPRRRVSGLRRDEVSQLAGASVEYYTELERGRGAQPSPQMLAALSRALRLDNDERDHLFRLAGRAIPAAHGTSAHVQPAMLALLDRLDTTPAQIITDLHETLVQNRLAVALVGPAPQTTGLEASLVYRWFSDPATRSIYPAEDHAHHSRVMVSDLRAAVARREHDARSLEMVSRLYDASTEFAELWDRGDVAVRRGERKRLNHPELGVIDLNCQNLFSEDGSQRLLFFTAPPGSPAVEQLRLLDVIGTQELAPADQR from the coding sequence GTGAACCTGTCTGAACTAGGCGTCTTCCTGCAGTCCCGACGTGCCCGGATCACTCCAGCAGAGGTCGGCCTGCCCACTGGGCCTAGGAGACGTGTGAGCGGTCTACGCCGGGATGAGGTGTCACAGCTGGCAGGAGCCTCAGTGGAGTACTACACCGAGCTAGAGCGAGGCAGGGGCGCACAGCCGTCTCCCCAGATGCTTGCCGCGCTGAGCCGGGCACTACGGCTGGACAACGACGAGCGCGACCACCTGTTCCGTCTAGCCGGCCGTGCCATCCCAGCCGCGCACGGAACTTCAGCGCACGTACAGCCCGCAATGCTCGCCCTGTTGGACCGGCTGGACACCACGCCGGCACAGATCATCACAGACTTGCACGAAACGCTTGTGCAGAACCGCCTCGCAGTAGCACTTGTGGGCCCAGCGCCACAGACCACCGGGCTAGAGGCGAGCCTGGTCTACCGCTGGTTCAGCGATCCGGCCACCAGGTCGATCTACCCCGCCGAGGATCACGCGCACCACTCGCGGGTGATGGTTTCCGACCTGAGGGCCGCGGTAGCCCGCCGGGAGCACGACGCGCGCTCGCTGGAGATGGTCAGCCGCCTGTACGACGCGAGCACCGAGTTCGCCGAGCTGTGGGATCGAGGCGACGTCGCCGTACGACGGGGTGAACGGAAGCGCCTGAACCATCCAGAGCTGGGCGTGATCGACCTCAACTGCCAGAACCTCTTCAGCGAAGACGGCAGCCAGCGCCTGCTCTTCTTCACCGCGCCGCCCGGAAGCCCGGCCGTTGAACAACTCCGCCTGCTGGACGTGATCGGCACCCAGGAGCTGGCCCCGGCCGACCAACGTTAG
- a CDS encoding tautomerase family protein yields MPFANLKVPAGTLSAEQKEILITKVTSLYAETFGPEVIPSTMVLIDEVVDGGWGMAGEVLTLAKLQQG; encoded by the coding sequence ATGCCATTCGCAAACCTGAAAGTCCCTGCCGGAACGCTGTCCGCCGAGCAGAAGGAAATCCTCATCACCAAGGTGACCTCCCTGTACGCCGAGACCTTCGGCCCGGAGGTGATCCCCAGCACGATGGTCCTGATCGACGAAGTAGTCGACGGCGGCTGGGGCATGGCCGGCGAAGTCCTAACCCTCGCCAAACTCCAACAGGGCTAG